The Candidatus Eisenbacteria bacterium genomic sequence GGCTCGATGCGCTACCAGCGAGAGGCGAACGTGGATCCCCAGTTCAACGATTCGACCTGGACCTTCACGACGGGGGGGAATTACAGCATCCCGATCGGCGGCGGCAAGGGGATTCCCTTCTCGAAGAACGTGCGGTTCAAATATCTCCCCGACGTCGTCTCCTTCGGCGCGGACTGGAACTCCTCGCGGCACGCGTACTACACCCGCTACCTCCAGGGCAACCAGGACTCCTCCGCCCTTCGCTCGAATGCATTGACCCGGCTCCTGACGCTCCGGACCGATGCCTCGTACCTCCCGATCGGGAACAGCCTCACGACGAGCTACCACCTCGAGTCGAGGCGCGACATGTTGATCCATCGCGAGGGCTTTATCGGAAACGTGGGAACCGAGGTGGGCCGCAACCAGACGATGACCATGGCCTGGGTGCCCCGGCGGGTCCTTTTCTTGAACCCGAACATCTCCCTCACGGGGACCTACCGAGAGGACGCGGGCTCGGGGGTTCGCGTGAATTCGTCCGATCCGCTGGGGCTCAAGAACATCGGCAATACCGGCTCGCTCCGGGCGACGACCACGATTCCTTTCTCGCGGTTCGCCAACCAGTTCAAGCCGGCAGGCTCGAGGCGCGACACGAGCGAAGCGAGCCCGCTGACCGCGCCGTTCCGTTTCATCTTCAGCCGGTTCCAGGACATCCAGACTACGTTCGCCTTCAACCGCGCCGCCGCGGTCTCGCGCGTGGTCGGGAGCCCCGGTTTCGCCTACCTGACCGGCTTCACACAGAAGTTCAACCCGTCGATCTATCGTGCCCCGAACTCGAACGTCGTGCAGAGCCGGTCGTACCTCACGACCGCCAATACGATCGTCGCGCCACTCAACCGACTCACGGTCACCGTGCACGCGGATCATCGGATCGATTACAACGACAACCTGGCCGGCGCACGCCGCATCTACACGCTGACCTGGCCGGACCTGAACGGCAGCTGGCTCCAGCTCCAGCAAATGCTCGGCATGGACGAGATGATGAGCTCGCTCGTGGTGAATTCGCATTACTCCGTGAGAAGCGAGGATCAGGGCCCGGCCGGAAAACCGATCGAGACCCATAGCGTGACCACGAACTGGGGACCGCTCCTCGGATGGGAGGCGTCGTTCAAGAATGGGATCCGCGCCAACGTGAACACGTCGCTCGCAAGGACCGAGGCTCTTGACCAGCGTCAAGGCGGCGTGAGCCGGACGCGCACGAGTACGACGCACGACATCCGGCTGACCAAGGTCTACCCCGCGAGCAAGGGAATCCGCTTCCCCTGGAGCAAGCGGCGTGTCAAGCTTCCGAACGACGTCAACTTGAACCTCACAATGGGAATCACGCGGGACAAGCAGGAGACGGACCAGCCGGGGTTCCCGACCCTTGTCGAAACCGATATCCAGCGGCTGAACGTCGGGAGCGGGACGACCTACAATTTCACGCCGTCGATCACGGGGGGGTTCGATCTCGCGTTCCGGCAGACGAAGGATTACAAACAGGACCTCACGCAGCGCGGGATCACGGTTGCCGTCAACGCGCAGTTCCGCTTCTAAGCGACGCCTGCTGGCGGCGGCGTTCCTCGCGGTTCTCCTTCCATCCTGCCGGCACCAAGCCTCGGCGGCGGCCTTCGACGGGAAGCAAGCCTTCGCGCTTCTGGAGCGCCAATGCGCGTTCGGTCCTCGGGTGCCCGGCACCGCCGCGCACGACTCCTGCTTTGCGTACCTCGTGGCCCGCTTGCGCGAGCTGGCGCCGGTCGTCCAGACGGACACCTTCACCTACAACTCGCCGGATCTCGGCCATGAGGTCCGGCTCATGAACGCCGTGGCGCGCTTTCGGCCCAAGTCGAAAGAGCGGATCCTCTTCGGGGCGCATTGGGACTCGCGGCCGTGGGCGGACCGCGATTCCATCCCCGCGCATCGAAACCTCCCCATCCTGGGGGCGAACGACGGGGCCTCCGGTGTCGCGGTGCTCCTCGAGGTGGCGCGGGTGCTCCGAAAGACCGGCACCCCCATCGGGGTCGACCTCGCCCTCTTCGACGGGGAGGATATGGGAACCGAGGCGAACCCGAGCGGCTTCTTTCGAGGCTCCACCCGCTTCGTGGAATCGCGCGGGGACGACCGGCCGCTCTTTGTCCTCGTGGTGGACATGGTCGGGAAGAAGAACCTGAACCTCCTGCGGGAAGCTATCTCCCGGGAACAGGCATCCAATATTGTGGATATGGTGTGGGAGGAAGCGCGCGAGCTGGGGGTACGGAATTTCCGATCCGGGCCCGGTCCAAGGGTATACGACGACCACGTTCCGTTCCTGAACGCCGGGATTCCGGCCATCGATTTGGTGGATTTTGATTTTCCGGAGTGGCATACGGCCGGCGATACACCCGCGGTGTGCTCTCCCGCCAGTTTGGAAGCGGTCGGCAGGGTCCTGGTAACCCTCGCAACCAAAGCTAGTTTCCTTTCCCGCTGAAATTTCCGCTTGATCGGACGGCTCTCCGCGGGCTAATTTGACGGGTCCGAGTGGACCCGCAGTCCACTCGAACTTTTTAGGCGCTGGCCCGGACATGGGTCGAGCCCGGGACGGACCGCATGGATCGTGGACAACTGAGGGAAGAGCTCACCCGACGCCTCCAGGCCCTCCTCGGCGAGGAGATGTTCGATCTTTGGGACCTGGATCTGGCCTCCCAGTCGGGTCGGACCGTGCTGCGCGTCGTTCTGGACCGTCCGACCGGCGTCACGATTGCCGATTGCGCATATTGGAATAAGAAAATCGGCCGATATCTCGAGGCCGAGAACGTGGTGCCCGGCAGCTATGTCTTGGAGGTCGGGTCCCCGGGAATCCAGCGGACGCTGTCGCGCCCCGAGCACTTCGCGCGTTTCGTCGGCCGGAGCGTCGAGATCAAGCTGCACGACCTCCACATGGGTCGCCGCACCTACCGCGGGGAGCTGCGGCAAGCCGGAGAAGGGACGATTTTGCTCGAGGATCCGATCGCGGGGGTCGTCTCGTTGCCGTACGCGGCGATCAAACACTCGCACATCGTCGCCGACCCGTGGGAGGGACTGCGCGCGAAGGAGCGCCGCCCGAAGGGATGAAAGCAGTGGCGAAAGAAACACACACAAGAGGCGTCAACTACGAGTTGATGGAGGCGATGGCGCAAATCGCCCGCGAGAAGAGCGTGGACAAGACCATCCTCGTCGAGACGCTCGAGGCGGGACTGCTCTCGGCCGGGCGAAAGCGCTTCGGTCAGACCGCCAATATCGAGGTGAAATTCGACGAGCCGAGCGGCCGGATTCTCATGAGGCTCACGCGGCGGGTCGTGGAGGACACCGAGGACCCGGCGCAGGAGATCGATCTGGAAGAGGCGCAGCAGTACGAGGCGGACGCCCGGATCGGGCAGGACTTCGTGCAGGAGCTGACGCTCGAGGACTTGGGTCGGAACGCGATCGCGGCGGCCAAGCAGGTGCTCGTCCAGCGCGTCCGCGAGGCGGAGCGCGAGCGCATCTACGAGGACTACCACGACCGGGTCGGCGAAATGGTGCGTGGGACCGTGCAGCAGGTCGACCGTGGAAATA encodes the following:
- a CDS encoding M28 family peptidase, with the translated sequence MPSTRSSASKRRLLAAAFLAVLLPSCRHQASAAAFDGKQAFALLERQCAFGPRVPGTAAHDSCFAYLVARLRELAPVVQTDTFTYNSPDLGHEVRLMNAVARFRPKSKERILFGAHWDSRPWADRDSIPAHRNLPILGANDGASGVAVLLEVARVLRKTGTPIGVDLALFDGEDMGTEANPSGFFRGSTRFVESRGDDRPLFVLVVDMVGKKNLNLLREAISREQASNIVDMVWEEARELGVRNFRSGPGPRVYDDHVPFLNAGIPAIDLVDFDFPEWHTAGDTPAVCSPASLEAVGRVLVTLATKASFLSR
- a CDS encoding ribosome maturation factor RimP; this translates as MDRGQLREELTRRLQALLGEEMFDLWDLDLASQSGRTVLRVVLDRPTGVTIADCAYWNKKIGRYLEAENVVPGSYVLEVGSPGIQRTLSRPEHFARFVGRSVEIKLHDLHMGRRTYRGELRQAGEGTILLEDPIAGVVSLPYAAIKHSHIVADPWEGLRAKERRPKG